From Prevotella melaninogenica, the proteins below share one genomic window:
- a CDS encoding IS4 family transposase: protein MNKSTHFIGQPLYVQLLNYFNRDKILSLSQAQGGEHYIKKFDAWHHLVVMLYAVMMRLDSLREIKASLFANVNRFNHLGLKHFPCRSTLSDANKRRDSEIFGSIYMNLYEKYRHELYSDSRNCGQPKWLKNLKIIDSTTISLFSNLVFKGVGRNPKTGKKKGGIKVHTEIFANENVPSDIKFTSAASHDQFALIPERYANEELIAFDRAYINYEKFSELTQRGVIYVTKMKNNLSFERIADTDYQMTTDYGVVRVETILFHKHTKEKDIYHKARKITYQDKTKKGKIRFISLLTNDFQMSAEDIIAIYKRRWQIETLFKQIKQNFPLRYFYGESANAIKIQIWITLIANLLITLVKNKIKRPWSFSGLATMIRILLMSYVAIQSFFEQPHRDWDRLITQVKAPPEELSLF from the coding sequence ATGAACAAAAGTACACATTTTATCGGACAGCCACTATATGTTCAACTGTTAAACTATTTTAATCGTGATAAAATTCTCTCTCTGAGCCAAGCTCAGGGAGGTGAACACTATATAAAGAAGTTTGATGCATGGCATCATCTTGTCGTCATGCTTTATGCAGTAATGATGCGTTTAGACTCTCTGCGTGAGATAAAGGCCTCTCTCTTTGCTAATGTTAATCGCTTTAATCATCTTGGTTTAAAGCATTTTCCTTGTCGAAGTACCTTGTCAGATGCAAACAAACGCCGAGATTCCGAGATATTCGGTTCGATCTATATGAACTTATATGAGAAATATCGCCATGAACTTTACTCGGACAGCCGAAATTGTGGACAGCCCAAATGGCTGAAGAATCTAAAGATAATAGATTCTACGACAATCAGTCTGTTTTCTAACCTGGTCTTTAAAGGAGTAGGACGTAATCCCAAAACTGGTAAGAAGAAGGGTGGAATAAAAGTACATACAGAGATATTTGCCAATGAGAATGTTCCAAGCGATATCAAGTTCACATCTGCAGCTAGTCATGATCAATTTGCACTTATCCCAGAACGATACGCCAATGAGGAACTGATTGCTTTTGACAGAGCCTATATAAACTATGAAAAGTTCTCTGAACTGACTCAAAGAGGCGTTATATATGTAACTAAGATGAAAAATAATCTTAGCTTTGAAAGGATTGCTGATACGGATTACCAGATGACTACAGATTATGGAGTTGTACGCGTAGAAACCATTCTCTTCCATAAGCATACAAAGGAAAAAGATATTTACCATAAAGCAAGAAAAATCACATATCAGGATAAGACCAAGAAAGGGAAAATCAGATTCATATCACTGCTGACCAATGATTTTCAGATGTCGGCAGAAGATATTATAGCTATCTATAAGAGACGATGGCAAATAGAAACCTTATTTAAACAAATAAAACAGAATTTCCCGCTAAGATACTTCTATGGAGAGAGTGCGAATGCTATAAAAATACAAATATGGATTACGCTTATAGCCAATCTGCTTATAACCCTAGTGAAGAACAAAATAAAGAGACCTTGGAGCTTCTCAGGCTTGGCAACAATGATAAGAATTTTACTTATGAGTTATGTCGCAATACAAAGTTTCTTTGAGCAGCCACATAGAGACTGGGATAGATTGATTACCCAAGTAAAAGCCCCACCAGAAGAGTTGTCATTATTCTAG
- a CDS encoding YhcH/YjgK/YiaL family protein has translation MIIADLSACHRYYGLHPRMKEMLEYILQHDFSQQEAGRITLDADGLFINLDEVELKRKEAQRLEFHKNYIDIQVPLLQDETMGWTALSDLDEPDIAYNPERDCGFYTQGAKEYFHVKPGQFTIFFPEDAHAPIIGEGKQRKLVGKIRV, from the coding sequence ATGATAATAGCAGATTTAAGCGCATGCCATCGCTACTACGGCTTACATCCAAGAATGAAGGAAATGCTGGAGTATATACTCCAACATGATTTCAGCCAACAAGAAGCAGGACGCATAACCCTCGATGCTGACGGCCTCTTCATCAATTTAGACGAAGTAGAACTGAAGCGTAAAGAAGCGCAACGATTAGAGTTCCACAAGAACTATATTGATATTCAAGTACCCTTATTACAGGATGAGACAATGGGCTGGACAGCTTTATCTGACTTAGATGAGCCTGATATTGCCTATAATCCTGAGCGAGATTGCGGCTTTTATACACAAGGAGCAAAGGAATACTTCCATGTTAAGCCAGGGCAATTCACCATCTTCTTCCCAGAGGATGCCCATGCACCTATCATTGGAGAAGGGAAACAAAGAAAGTTAGTGGGGAAGATTAGGGTGTAG
- a CDS encoding homoserine O-succinyltransferase: protein MPLRLPEGLPAIDILKRENINIEDMLAKEDDKRPLRIVILNLMPFKATTETDFIRILSNSPLLLDINFMKLKSHASKHTPAEHIDRFYHTLEELSEEKIDGLIVTGAPVEGIPFEEVDYWTELQEIFNWARENVRSTLYICWAAQAGLYHFYDIPKYPLPKKMFGIFPTIPLKPEQPLFRGFDDVFRMPQSRHTEVRREDIKRVDDLEVIAESEESGVSIVRSRSRREFFITGHLEYAPNTLDTEYHRDLGKRDDVEVPKYYYREDNPDKGPLVTWRSHANLLFMNWVSWVLDSE from the coding sequence ATGCCATTAAGATTGCCCGAGGGACTTCCCGCTATTGATATACTGAAGCGTGAGAATATCAACATAGAAGATATGCTTGCTAAAGAGGATGATAAGCGTCCACTCCGCATTGTCATACTCAATCTTATGCCATTCAAAGCTACGACTGAGACTGATTTCATACGTATTCTTTCCAATAGTCCGCTATTGTTAGATATCAACTTTATGAAGCTCAAAAGTCATGCTTCTAAGCATACACCTGCAGAACATATTGACCGTTTCTATCATACGCTTGAAGAACTCAGTGAGGAGAAGATTGATGGTTTGATAGTCACCGGCGCCCCTGTCGAGGGAATACCTTTCGAGGAGGTAGACTATTGGACAGAGCTACAGGAGATATTCAATTGGGCACGTGAGAATGTACGTTCAACGCTTTACATCTGTTGGGCAGCACAGGCAGGGCTCTATCATTTCTATGATATTCCAAAATATCCTTTGCCTAAGAAGATGTTTGGTATCTTCCCTACGATTCCTTTAAAACCCGAACAGCCTCTCTTCCGTGGCTTTGATGATGTCTTCCGTATGCCTCAGAGCCGTCATACAGAGGTAAGACGTGAGGACATTAAGCGGGTTGACGACCTTGAAGTTATTGCTGAATCGGAGGAGAGTGGAGTGTCTATCGTAAGGTCACGCAGTAGACGTGAGTTCTTTATCACTGGTCATTTGGAGTATGCCCCCAACACACTCGACACAGAATATCACCGTGACCTTGGTAAGCGTGACGATGTTGAAGTGCCAAAGTATTATTATCGTGAGGATAATCCAGATAAAGGTCCGCTTGTCACTTGGCGTTCACACGCTAATCTACTGTTTATGAATTGGGTGAGTTGGGTGTTAGATAGTGAATGA
- a CDS encoding zinc ribbon domain-containing protein: MITNKWNPEGKEPAQTSITKKTNSCAGLRCGIVGGILLLLLSFLFTGCYHKKTPSSFRLPDSIQEAQISRRIEAEGDSILKDNDSDDIEWSGTRSKVDSLAFRVKHHYSQGFNFIVTADSLMLLRQQPEEAVNKMETDSFAVKNGKEVVVADIRILPIDKQDSVWVQIATEDYAFGWIHESRLLKQVDPADPISQFISTFSNIHLLIFLIVISIMGVGYLARKILKKNAHIVHFNDISSFYPTLLAVIVALSAAFYASIQLFAPETWREFYFHPSLNPFSQPILLNIFLVLVWAMLIIGIATIDDVRRLLKSGEALLYLSGLGAVCAVNYIIFSVLTLYYIGYPLLIAYIYYAFRIYLCKSSETYYCGNCGVRLHRKGRCPHCGAVNE; the protein is encoded by the coding sequence ATGATTACGAATAAATGGAATCCCGAGGGAAAAGAACCTGCGCAGACTTCAATAACAAAGAAGACTAACAGCTGTGCTGGGCTACGCTGCGGTATCGTTGGAGGAATCCTCCTCTTACTACTTAGCTTCTTATTTACAGGTTGTTATCATAAGAAGACTCCTTCGTCTTTCCGCTTACCTGATAGTATTCAAGAGGCACAGATTTCTCGGCGAATAGAAGCAGAAGGCGACTCCATTTTGAAGGATAATGACAGTGATGACATAGAATGGAGTGGCACGCGAAGCAAGGTAGACTCCCTGGCTTTTCGTGTAAAACACCATTATTCGCAAGGATTTAACTTTATTGTAACGGCAGATTCATTGATGCTTCTTCGTCAACAACCAGAAGAGGCTGTAAACAAGATGGAAACAGATTCCTTCGCTGTGAAGAACGGAAAGGAAGTTGTTGTGGCTGATATTCGTATTCTTCCCATTGACAAGCAGGATTCTGTTTGGGTGCAGATTGCAACGGAAGACTATGCCTTTGGCTGGATTCATGAGTCTCGTTTGTTGAAACAAGTTGATCCAGCTGACCCTATTTCACAGTTTATCTCTACATTCTCGAACATTCACTTACTAATATTCTTGATTGTTATCTCAATCATGGGTGTAGGTTATTTGGCACGTAAGATATTGAAGAAGAACGCACATATCGTACACTTTAATGATATTAGTTCGTTCTATCCCACGCTGTTAGCCGTCATCGTGGCGCTTTCTGCAGCCTTCTATGCAAGCATTCAGCTCTTTGCCCCCGAGACATGGCGTGAGTTCTACTTCCACCCCTCTCTTAATCCCTTCTCACAACCCATATTACTCAATATCTTCTTAGTTCTTGTCTGGGCTATGCTCATCATCGGTATTGCTACGATTGACGATGTACGAAGACTTCTGAAGTCAGGAGAAGCCCTACTCTATCTTAGTGGTTTAGGTGCAGTATGTGCTGTGAATTACATCATTTTTTCTGTACTCACTTTATATTATATAGGCTATCCACTTCTCATTGCCTATATCTATTATGCCTTCCGCATCTATCTATGCAAGAGCAGCGAGACTTATTACTGTGGAAACTGTGGCGTACGCCTTCATAGAAAAGGAAGATGTCCACACTGTGGAGCTGTAAATGAGTAA
- a CDS encoding M13 family metallopeptidase — MRIKKLLPMMLLASAPFTAMAQGQAGIKAENLDKSVRPADDFFTFATGGWQKLNPLPGAFSRFGSFDQLQENNNKRINTILTDLLKKQGKEGTTERKLGDFYKLAMDSVRRNKEGVSPVKPLLNEMENAKSLSDLRSLQLKYASFGYGVPMGYSFEADEKNAKMNILLIYQDGLSLGQKEYYLDNDKATTDIRNAFRQFIANMFRLYGFSDAQAEAKRDAVMRYETMLALISKSRTELRDVEANYNKMTLAEFKEKYPNIPLEQLANAEGIKSEYIQTMVVCQPAFLAGVDKLTSTETAEELRARMEWNAILASANYLSDDVRAEYFNFFSKTMRGTKEDYPRWKRATQQVEKQMGEALGRIYCERYFPATSKKRMEDLIKNLEVSLAERIKAQDWMSEATKKAALEKLSTFYVKVGYPNKWKDLSQLTIDPSKSYYENVLTCQKFWAEDAIKEKAGKPVDKDKWLMTPQTVNAYYNPTTNEICFPAGILQYPFFDPKADDAFNYGAIGVVIGHEMTHGFDDQGRHYDKDGNMTDWWTEEDGKNFEARTGKYADFFSAIKVLPDLNANGKLTLGENLADHGGLEVAFNAFEKTPEAKKGKVIMGFTPEQRFFIAYAGVWANNITEAEIRSRVKSDPHSLGEWRVNGALPHINAWYKAFGVKEGDKLFIPENERLKLW; from the coding sequence ATGCGTATCAAAAAACTTTTACCAATGATGCTCCTTGCATCTGCTCCCTTTACCGCTATGGCACAGGGTCAGGCAGGTATCAAGGCAGAGAACCTCGACAAGTCGGTACGTCCGGCTGACGATTTCTTCACGTTTGCCACAGGTGGATGGCAGAAACTCAATCCACTCCCTGGTGCTTTCTCACGCTTCGGCTCGTTCGACCAGCTACAGGAGAACAACAACAAGCGTATCAACACAATCCTCACTGATCTGCTAAAGAAGCAGGGTAAAGAAGGCACAACAGAGAGAAAGTTAGGCGACTTCTATAAGCTCGCTATGGACTCAGTGCGCCGTAACAAAGAAGGTGTGAGTCCTGTTAAGCCTCTGCTCAACGAGATGGAGAATGCAAAGAGTCTGTCTGACCTTCGTAGCCTTCAGCTGAAGTATGCAAGCTTCGGCTATGGTGTGCCAATGGGCTATTCCTTTGAGGCTGACGAGAAGAATGCGAAGATGAACATCCTCCTTATCTATCAGGACGGACTGAGCCTCGGACAAAAGGAGTACTATCTTGATAATGATAAGGCTACGACAGACATCCGTAATGCCTTCCGCCAGTTCATTGCTAATATGTTCCGCCTCTACGGATTCTCTGATGCTCAGGCAGAGGCTAAGCGTGATGCAGTGATGCGTTATGAGACAATGTTGGCTTTGATATCAAAGAGCCGTACGGAGTTGCGTGACGTTGAGGCCAACTATAATAAGATGACGCTCGCTGAGTTTAAGGAGAAGTATCCTAATATCCCACTTGAGCAGTTGGCAAACGCTGAAGGGATTAAGAGCGAGTATATCCAGACAATGGTTGTATGTCAGCCAGCCTTCCTTGCAGGTGTTGACAAACTGACATCTACAGAGACTGCTGAGGAACTCCGTGCACGTATGGAATGGAACGCAATCCTTGCTTCAGCTAACTATCTGAGTGATGATGTGCGTGCGGAATACTTCAACTTCTTCAGTAAGACGATGCGTGGTACAAAGGAAGACTATCCTCGTTGGAAGCGTGCTACACAGCAGGTGGAGAAGCAGATGGGTGAGGCGCTCGGCAGAATCTACTGTGAGCGTTACTTCCCAGCCACAAGCAAGAAGCGTATGGAAGACCTCATCAAGAACCTTGAGGTGAGTCTTGCTGAACGTATCAAGGCTCAGGACTGGATGAGTGAGGCTACTAAGAAGGCTGCACTTGAGAAACTCTCTACCTTCTATGTGAAGGTGGGCTACCCTAACAAATGGAAGGACTTGAGCCAGCTTACTATTGACCCTTCAAAGTCATATTATGAGAACGTGCTGACCTGTCAGAAGTTCTGGGCAGAGGATGCTATCAAGGAGAAGGCTGGTAAACCAGTAGACAAGGATAAGTGGCTGATGACTCCTCAGACAGTGAATGCTTATTATAATCCTACGACAAATGAAATCTGCTTCCCTGCAGGTATCCTTCAGTATCCATTCTTCGATCCTAAGGCTGATGATGCCTTTAACTATGGTGCCATCGGTGTGGTAATCGGTCATGAGATGACACATGGATTCGATGACCAGGGACGCCATTATGACAAGGATGGTAATATGACAGACTGGTGGACTGAAGAGGATGGTAAAAACTTCGAGGCTCGTACGGGTAAGTATGCTGACTTCTTCAGTGCTATCAAGGTATTGCCTGATCTCAATGCAAATGGTAAACTCACATTGGGTGAGAACCTTGCTGACCACGGTGGTCTTGAGGTGGCTTTCAATGCTTTTGAGAAGACACCAGAGGCAAAGAAGGGCAAGGTCATTATGGGCTTTACTCCAGAACAGCGTTTCTTCATCGCTTATGCAGGCGTATGGGCAAACAATATCACTGAGGCTGAAATCCGCAGTCGTGTGAAGAGCGATCCTCACTCTCTTGGCGAGTGGCGTGTGAATGGTGCTCTGCCTCATATTAATGCGTGGTATAAGGCATTCGGTGTGAAGGAGGGTGATAAACTCTTTATCCCAGAGAATGAGCGTCTGAAGCTTTGGTAA
- a CDS encoding TonB-dependent receptor: MIKSKLSIALLMASSLPIGMQANNIIESGDTSRVYDIDEVVVIDQPKEAFRLRQQPLSSTSFNGDLIRSLNVQDVRNLSVFVPSFSMPEYGSRYTSSIYMRGIGSRVYSPAVGIYVDGMPILSKSAFNFHTYDIDRIDVLHGPQGTLYGMNTEGGLIRLYSRNPFQYQGTDVKLSIGSKLHRQIEASHYEKLNDKMAFSVAGFYGGQNGFFRNQYDGSHADLINEFGGKGRFLWRPTDRLNFDFIADYQYTRQNGFPYGQVVTEDELSSATITSPLYGLKVGTQSPNQNRQGNYRRNIISTGLGIKYAGNGFDINSMTSWQFLRDYMLMDIDYRPQDFMHLTQRQLGNTVTEELSIKSRNNSKWYWTFGAFGSYQWLKTTAPVYFDQDMNSYLSKKITDYAYNGMLNAMARGMAQRLIAGGMSEELANKTARASTAAAIAAAGGVNINMTMDPVPGVFRTPTLNLGVYHESNIELSDRLMATLGLRYDYSRVSIDYETSARVALQESVMGITINPVITSALKHSEHDNFKQFLPKLGLTYRLQDGSNVYATWSKGYRAGGYNFEMFSDVLQTETSQAANKARADVDIAHDEAYYERIAKTIEYKPETSWNYEVGAHLNLLNNQLHLDLAAYYMQIRNQQLSVMAGNYGFGRVMTNAGHSHSCGLEATLRGVALDNKLSYGLSYGFTSAQFDEYKDSIAGVGTVNYKDKRVPFVPQHTLGANTDYSIDVDPAALLDPSNRFHLRSVTVGLNLSAQGKTYWDEQNSIGQNFYAVLGAHADADFGLLHVNLWVRNLTDTKYNSFAVQSAATGTRYTFAQMGNPFQMGVDFRVHF; the protein is encoded by the coding sequence ATGATTAAGTCTAAACTTAGTATTGCCCTTTTAATGGCGTCATCTTTACCGATAGGAATGCAAGCTAACAACATTATCGAAAGCGGAGATACTTCTCGCGTCTATGATATTGACGAAGTTGTCGTCATAGACCAACCAAAGGAGGCTTTCCGTCTGCGCCAGCAACCATTGAGCAGCACTTCTTTCAATGGTGATTTGATTCGTAGCCTCAATGTGCAGGATGTTCGTAATCTCTCTGTGTTTGTCCCATCATTCTCTATGCCTGAGTACGGAAGCCGTTACACATCTTCTATATATATGCGCGGTATCGGCTCACGTGTCTACTCACCAGCCGTGGGTATTTATGTAGATGGTATGCCAATCTTAAGCAAGAGTGCGTTTAATTTCCACACATACGATATCGACCGCATCGACGTTCTACATGGTCCGCAGGGTACACTTTATGGTATGAATACCGAAGGTGGACTGATTCGACTCTATAGTCGTAACCCTTTCCAATATCAAGGGACGGATGTAAAACTCTCTATTGGTTCGAAACTGCATCGTCAGATTGAGGCAAGTCATTATGAGAAACTGAATGATAAGATGGCATTCTCGGTAGCTGGCTTCTATGGAGGGCAAAATGGATTCTTCCGTAATCAGTATGATGGCTCACATGCCGACCTTATCAATGAGTTTGGTGGTAAGGGACGTTTCCTTTGGCGTCCAACAGACAGACTTAACTTTGACTTCATTGCTGACTATCAATATACTCGACAGAATGGCTTTCCATATGGTCAGGTGGTGACGGAAGACGAACTATCTTCTGCCACAATCACCTCACCACTTTATGGATTGAAGGTTGGTACGCAATCGCCTAACCAAAATCGTCAAGGCAATTACCGCCGTAATATCATCAGTACAGGGCTGGGTATTAAATATGCAGGAAACGGATTTGATATCAATTCGATGACTTCTTGGCAGTTCCTCCGTGACTATATGCTCATGGATATAGACTATCGTCCGCAGGACTTCATGCACCTTACACAGCGTCAATTAGGGAATACGGTGACAGAGGAACTTTCTATCAAGAGCCGTAATAATAGCAAGTGGTATTGGACCTTCGGTGCTTTTGGTTCTTATCAGTGGTTGAAGACAACGGCTCCTGTTTATTTCGACCAAGACATGAACAGCTACCTGTCTAAGAAGATTACCGACTATGCTTATAACGGTATGCTCAATGCGATGGCAAGGGGTATGGCACAGAGATTGATTGCAGGTGGAATGTCAGAGGAACTTGCCAATAAAACAGCACGTGCAAGCACGGCTGCAGCTATTGCTGCGGCAGGTGGAGTCAACATAAATATGACAATGGACCCTGTTCCGGGTGTCTTCCGTACGCCAACCCTCAACTTAGGTGTTTACCATGAGAGTAATATTGAACTTTCTGATCGCTTGATGGCGACTTTGGGGTTGCGCTATGATTATTCGCGCGTAAGCATTGACTATGAGACATCTGCACGTGTAGCATTGCAGGAAAGTGTGATGGGCATAACCATTAATCCTGTTATTACTTCAGCATTAAAGCATAGTGAGCATGATAATTTCAAACAGTTCCTTCCAAAACTTGGTTTGACTTATCGTCTTCAGGATGGTAGCAATGTCTATGCGACATGGTCAAAGGGCTATCGTGCAGGCGGTTATAACTTCGAGATGTTCTCTGATGTACTTCAGACTGAGACCTCACAAGCTGCCAATAAGGCACGTGCTGATGTGGATATTGCACATGATGAAGCTTACTATGAGCGCATTGCAAAGACAATCGAATATAAGCCAGAGACAAGCTGGAACTATGAGGTGGGAGCGCATCTCAATCTCTTAAACAACCAACTTCATCTTGACCTTGCTGCTTATTATATGCAGATTCGCAATCAGCAACTCTCTGTAATGGCTGGCAACTATGGTTTCGGACGTGTGATGACAAATGCAGGCCACAGTCATTCTTGTGGTTTGGAGGCAACACTCCGTGGTGTAGCCTTGGACAATAAACTATCATATGGTCTTAGCTATGGCTTTACAAGTGCTCAGTTTGATGAGTATAAGGACTCTATCGCTGGAGTAGGAACAGTTAATTATAAGGATAAGCGTGTTCCTTTCGTGCCACAGCATACACTGGGTGCCAATACTGATTACAGTATAGACGTTGATCCTGCAGCCTTGCTCGACCCATCAAATCGTTTCCATTTGCGTAGTGTCACAGTGGGACTCAACCTCTCTGCGCAGGGTAAGACCTACTGGGATGAACAGAACTCTATCGGTCAGAACTTCTATGCTGTCTTAGGTGCTCATGCCGATGCAGACTTTGGTCTGCTGCATGTCAACCTATGGGTGCGTAATCTGACAGATACGAAATACAACAGTTTTGCTGTTCAGAGTGCTGCTACTGGTACACGCTACACCTTTGCTCAGATGGGTAATCCATTCCAAATGGGTGTAGACTTTAGGGTGCATTTCTAA
- a CDS encoding peptidase U32 family protein — MQSSTPNTQHPSPNTIELLAPAKNLECGMAAIEHGADAVYIGASRFGARQSAGNSVEDISKLCEYAHRYGATVHVTINTIIYNDEFEDTLTLVRELVDVGVDAFLLQDMGLMSKVREIVPDTVALHASTQCDTRTWEKALWLSQQGFDRVVLARELSAEEINNIHKRLPELELEAFVHGALCVSYSGVCYVSQYSFGRSANRGACAQFCRLAFDLKDSDGKTIEHQRHLLSLKDMSQIDNLETLMRSGACAFKIEGRLKDINYVKNVVSAYSKRIDEIISKHPGEFRRASLGRVRYSFTPDLKKTFNRGYTNYFLKGRQADIFSPDTPKALGEFVGRVKEIRRDSFNVSSTANFANGDGLCFLSRDADSQSTRLEGFRVNRAVGNRLYPFKMPRGLKPGMGLYRNQDQAFDKELSGKTAERKIAIKIWFGASPDPSKGEECLTDSRGTIWAKAEVIDDRINHIYHKSESNECSQDSSSTYNFHQRISNEHPVRLSPSLGGAGEGLQLAQKPQRDNIIRQLTKLGNTVYECSEVEIVDGADKYFIPSSILAELRRMMVEELDKQILNMQRVTIHRKSVDKVSDHKLHILMVNPSQYQQLPYLYNISNDAARKFYEQQGLPKAEPAFEIQYPTGATNGSDSSNKAFSIKGDKEAVSHLLMQCRHCIRYSLGYCVKRGGQKPTWREPLFLELPDKRRFRLEFDCKNCQMNVCNVT, encoded by the coding sequence ATGCAATCATCAACACCCAACACCCAACACCCGTCACCCAACACAATCGAACTCCTTGCCCCAGCCAAGAACCTCGAATGTGGAATGGCAGCTATTGAACACGGAGCTGATGCCGTATATATCGGTGCTTCCCGATTCGGAGCACGTCAGTCTGCAGGTAATAGTGTGGAGGATATCAGCAAGCTATGCGAGTATGCTCACCGTTATGGTGCCACGGTTCACGTGACTATTAATACGATTATCTATAACGATGAGTTTGAAGATACACTTACTTTGGTACGTGAATTGGTGGACGTTGGTGTAGATGCCTTCCTCCTACAGGATATGGGTTTGATGAGTAAGGTAAGGGAGATAGTGCCTGATACGGTAGCTCTCCACGCCAGTACACAATGTGATACACGCACATGGGAGAAGGCTCTATGGCTGAGTCAGCAGGGTTTTGACCGTGTCGTACTTGCTCGCGAACTGTCTGCTGAAGAGATAAATAATATTCATAAGCGTTTACCGGAACTTGAGTTGGAAGCCTTTGTACATGGAGCTTTGTGCGTTAGTTACAGTGGTGTATGTTATGTATCACAGTATAGTTTTGGGCGATCAGCCAATCGTGGTGCGTGTGCACAGTTCTGTCGATTGGCGTTTGATTTGAAAGATTCAGACGGAAAGACCATCGAACACCAGCGCCATCTTCTCTCATTGAAGGATATGAGTCAGATTGATAACCTCGAAACGCTTATGCGTTCGGGGGCTTGTGCCTTTAAGATAGAGGGAAGATTGAAGGATATCAACTATGTGAAGAATGTCGTTTCGGCTTATAGTAAGCGCATTGACGAGATTATCAGTAAGCATCCAGGCGAGTTCCGTCGTGCTTCTTTGGGACGTGTGCGCTATTCGTTTACACCCGATTTGAAGAAGACTTTCAACCGTGGTTATACGAATTACTTCCTCAAGGGTAGACAGGCAGATATCTTCTCACCCGATACCCCTAAGGCATTGGGCGAGTTTGTTGGTCGGGTAAAGGAGATAAGACGAGATAGTTTTAATGTGTCAAGTACTGCAAACTTTGCGAATGGTGACGGATTATGTTTCCTCTCACGTGACGCTGACAGTCAGTCGACACGCTTGGAAGGATTCCGTGTTAACCGTGCCGTTGGTAATAGGCTCTATCCTTTTAAGATGCCAAGAGGATTAAAGCCGGGTATGGGACTGTATCGTAATCAGGACCAAGCATTTGATAAGGAGTTGAGTGGTAAGACTGCTGAACGTAAGATTGCGATTAAGATTTGGTTTGGAGCCTCCCCCGACCCCTCCAAAGGAGAGGAGTGCCTAACGGATAGTCGTGGGACAATATGGGCAAAAGCAGAGGTGATAGATGATAGGATTAACCATATCTATCATAAATCGGAATCTAATGAATGTTCACAAGATTCTTCATCCACTTATAATTTTCACCAACGAATATCCAACGAACATCCCGTTAGGCTCTCCCCTTCCCTTGGAGGGGCTGGGGAAGGTCTTCAACTTGCCCAAAAGCCTCAACGTGATAACATCATACGTCAGCTCACTAAATTGGGCAATACGGTATATGAATGTTCTGAGGTAGAGATAGTTGACGGGGCTGACAAGTACTTCATCCCAAGCAGTATTCTTGCCGAACTTCGTCGTATGATGGTAGAGGAACTTGACAAACAGATACTGAATATGCAGCGTGTAACAATTCATCGGAAATCGGTGGATAAGGTGTCTGACCATAAACTACATATATTGATGGTGAATCCATCCCAATATCAGCAGTTACCTTATCTGTATAACATCTCCAATGATGCTGCCCGCAAGTTCTATGAACAGCAGGGATTACCCAAAGCAGAACCTGCTTTTGAGATTCAATATCCTACAGGTGCAACCAATGGTTCTGACTCATCAAACAAGGCATTCTCCATCAAGGGAGATAAAGAAGCGGTTTCTCACTTGTTAATGCAGTGCCGTCATTGCATCCGTTATTCACTCGGCTATTGTGTGAAACGTGGTGGACAGAAACCTACTTGGCGTGAACCGCTCTTCCTCGAACTCCCTGATAAGCGTCGTTTCCGCTTAGAATTCGACTGTAAGAACTGTCAGATGAATGTGTGCAACGTTACGTAA